A window from Erythrolamprus reginae isolate rEryReg1 chromosome 11, rEryReg1.hap1, whole genome shotgun sequence encodes these proteins:
- the SLC1A5 gene encoding neutral amino acid transporter B(0) — translation MTATKSASNGDIPGAARKPGGRCVRARGCLRANLLVLLTVAGVVAGVALGLAVRRPRGLTAAEVQLFSFPGELLLRLLKMIILPLVVCSLVGGAASLDPAVLGRLGGWAMLFFLLTTLLASALGVALAFAIQPGAGAANPSLDKYGAAQGLQAKQVVDSFLDLVRNIFPSNLVTAAFRSYSTGYIEKKNDTEAMVNETQSMNETVLKTPVGEEVEGMNILGLVVFAIVFGIALRKLGPEGENLIKFFNSFNEATMILVSWIMWYAPLGIMFLVAGKIVEMDDVVLLFTSLGKYICCCLVGHAIHGLLVLPGIYFLCTRRNPYRFLWGIFTPLATAFGTSSSSATLPLMMKCVEENNGVSKHISRFILPIGATVNMDGAALFQCVAAVFIAQLNNVPLNFIQVITILITATASSVGAAGIPAGGVLTLAIILEAISLPTKDISLILAVDWLVDRTCTVLNVEGDAFGAGLLQVYSEKKIDQVGIADDLLEVKTVAVEASKAELIEEGSPLIKQNGPAHLDGDKPCEKESVM, via the exons ATGACGGCCACCAAGAGCGCTTCCAACGGGGACATCCCGGGGGCGGCGAGGAAGCCGGGCGGGCGCTGCGTGCGGGCGCGGGGCTGCCTGCGGGCCAACCTGCTGGTGCTCCTGACGGTGGCCGGCGTGGTGGCCGGGGTGGCGCTGGGGCTGGCGGTGCGGCGTCCGAGGGGGCTGACCGCGGCCGAGGTGCAGCTCTTCTCCTTCCCGGGGGAgctgctgctgcggctgctgAAGATGATCATCCTGCCGCTGGTGGTCTGCAGCCTGGTGGGCGGCGCGGCCAGCCTCGACCCGGCCGTGCTGGGCCGCCTGGGCGGGTGGGCCATGCTCTTCTTCCTGCTGACCACGCTGCTGGCCTCGGCCCTCGGCGTCGCCCTCGCCTTCGCCATCCAGCCCGGCGCCGGCGCCGCCAACCCCAGCCTGGACAAGTACGGCGCCGCCCAGGGGCTGCAGGCGAAGCAGGTGGTCGACTCCTTCCTCGACCTGGTCAG GAACATCTTCCCTTCCAACTTGGTCACTGCTGCATTCCGATCG TACTCAACCGGTTACATAGAAAAGAAGAACGACACGGAAGCAATGGTGAATGAAACCCAATCCATGAACGAGACAGTCTTGAAg ACGCCGGTGGGCGAGGAGGTGGAAGGCATGAACATCCTCGGCCTGGTGGTCTTCGCCATCGTCTTCGGGATCGCCCTGAGGAAGCTCGGGCCCGAAGGGGAGAACCTGATCAAGTTCTTCAACTCCTTCAATGAAGCCACCATGATCCTGGTCTCTTGGATTATGTG GTATGCCCCCTTGGGTATCATGTTTCTGGTGGCCGGCAAGATTGTGGAGATGGACGACGTGGTGCTTCTCTTCACCAGCCTGGGCAAATACATCTGCTGCTGCCTGGTGGGCCACGCCATCCACGGGCTGCTGGTTCTGCCGGGCATCTACTTCCTCTGCACCCGCCGGAACCCCTACCGCTTCCTGTGGGGCATCTTCACCCCCTTGGCCACCGCCTTCGGGACCTCCTCCAG CTCGGCCACGTTGCCCCTGATGATGAAGTGCGTCGAGGAGAACAACGGCGTCTCCAAGCACATCAGCCGCTTCATCCTGCCCATCGGGGCCACCGTCAACATGGACGGGGCCGCCCTCTTCCAGTGCGTGGCTGCCGTCTTCATCGCCCAGCTCAACAACGTCCCGCTCAACTTCATCCAGGTCATCACCATCCT CATCACGGCGACCGCATCCAGCGTGGGAGCAGCTGGGATCCCTGCGGGAGGGGTCCTCACCCTCGCCATCATCCTGGAGGCCATCAGCCTGCCCACCAAAGACATCTCACTCATCCTGGCGGTGGATTGGCTGGT AGACCGAACCTGCACTGTCCTGAACGTGGAGGGCGATGCCTTCGGTGCCGGGCTCCTCCAGGTCTACTCGGAGAAGAAAATAGACCAGGTGGGGATCGCCGATGACCTGTTGGAGGTGAAGACCGTGGCCGTGGAGGCCAGCAAGGCAGAGTTGATAGAGGAGGGGTCCCCGCTCATTAAGCAGAACGGCCCGGCCCATTTGGACGGTGACAAACCTTGCGAAAAAGAATCCGTCATGTGA